The following coding sequences lie in one Fusarium poae strain DAOMC 252244 chromosome 1, whole genome shotgun sequence genomic window:
- a CDS encoding hypothetical protein (TransMembrane:7 (o29-47i59-84o104-122i129-149o155-173i189-209o221-243i)): MPAIFDRNDALDVNPQVGDARLSDAGSDWLWAVTAIFLVSFLAYFALSLKPRNNERIFHYLFTIALFVGTITYFSMASGIAYSVIPTQRNIGRAASYQIYYAKYINWVVAFPVVLLALGLMSGVSWATILFNIFLSWIWIISYLCSAYTTTSYKWGFFAFGTFAYLLLAYQTLHPGRKSATRLSLSRDYLILAGWTNLLWLLYPIAFGLSDGGNEIGVTQMFIFFGILDLLLIAGLAFAFMFLSKRWDYGALNLHFTQYGRVHAGHGGVFPEKRAPGADNTVPGTVPATHATPAV, from the exons ATGCCTGCCATCTTCGACCGGAACGATGCTCTCGACGTTAACCCCCAAGTGGGTGACGCTCGTCTCTCGGATGCTGGTTCAGACTGGCTCTGGGCCGTAACAGCTATCTTCCTTGTCAGCTTC CTCGCCTACTTTGCCCTTAGCCTCAAGCCCAGAAACAACGAGAGAATCTTCCACTACCTCTTCACCATTGCCCTCTTCGTCGGCACTATCACCTACTTTTCCATGGCTTCCGGCATTGCCTACTCGGTTATTCCCACACAGCGTAACATCGGTCGCGCCGCCTCCTATCAGATATACTATGCAAAGTACATCAACTGGGTTGTTGCGTTCCCTGTTGTTCTGCTCGCTTTGGGTCTCATGAGTGGTGTAAGCTGGGCTACTATTCTGTTCAACATCTTTCTTTCCTGGATCTG GATTATCTCGTACCTCTGCTCCGCATACACTACCACCTCATACAAATGGGGGTTCTTTGCCTTTGGTACCTTTGCCTATCTTCTGCTTGCCTACCAAACCCTTCACCCAGGCCGCAAGTCAGCCACTCGCCTCAGTCTGTCACGAGACTACCTCATCCTCGCAGGCTGGACGAACCTCCTTTGGCTTCTGTACCCTATCGCCTTTGGTCTTTCCGACGGCGGTAACGAGATTGGCGTCACGCAGATGTTCATCTTCTTCGGCATCTTAGATTTGCTCTTGATTGCTGGCTTGGCATTTGCATTCATGTTCCTTTCCAAGCGATGGGACTATGGTGCTTTGAACTTACATTTCACCCAGTACGGTCGTGTTCATGCCGGACATGGTGGTGTCTTCCCTGAGAAGAGGGCACCAGGTGCTGACAATACTGTGCCTGGAACAGTTCCCGCCACGCATGCTACCCCAGCTGTCTAG
- a CDS encoding hypothetical protein (TransMembrane:1 (o1331-1361i)~BUSCO:3522at5125) has protein sequence MTPAPTGRRSPVIVGDAMSGSDYNNFPSDGDLAEFLDFNSNSPDTLQTMETLGGSDTKGFLAPQDLTSTATFPDSPNGSSYQDSSSESASSKHTTSRTSSKAAMNTADIMADEDDVKMEWGNPSFSTYEDDSAYAFGRNDADTALESMYTFADHHDTFVDHPYAFDTASSSPNGENSVTSPPMPTINPHNFTKDATPKRKKSQGHQKASSQYSVSSAMNALKTTTSREVSPMSNNMAMSHDPSPAAMFNSPSPRNPVDFSRALNGAGSGWPSRNDVAAQSAPGVSPLHFGGQINQPMPIPQPLSMATPFNFTRQYSLTILPTPFKSRVETQIPIKMALSPMPPGITKLHLPPHTISKPKLLAKPAPKKSPDMLELFVSLVCTSAMDEPGRIENALERAASHPQRYLPPDNDDENTPSKGGDVRICGGCITRERKRAARKKVKKPEEEEVWQQDEQHRVIVFNTQEVKEWQPFNGPMATPGTMQVDAPMRIACYCRHHGEKSGFNVIFTIKDFEDRVIAQAMSKPIMITDDHKTHPPAQVAAQQQPGVSEVSIPGPVTQAAMDTSALIPPTPNGAFSMSPTNGDLPNMSRNSQAPYQSSMSSVTPTGAGGRMLSRPASPTLGGPMTKKRKSSASRVPNGLTMTRMDTTPSPGSQTAQLPNATSPFTPGLGGFSQAEPLFGQQSILFPNAGPPTPGSNDAFFNTNTNRSSSMDNMVVSQLYSAPASGHPSRAPSPSGFRAAVISNPQNQFSQDMSSSSSMFPLPIGVNETRSPPVIHKIIPNQGPKIGGVEVTVLGAAFSQGLEVWFGNQKATTTTFWGESSLVCLLPPSPVVGPVPVHFKHANPQASQSFAMSKQTPYFKYVDDNEEKLIRLALSVLGNKMSGNMMDIQDLARRILDDSPSAWSGGPSGGPSSGGQMFSHAPYAHLESQLLKCLDLIDLDDSTHRTRLDLKRSTGHTMLHHACSLGYHRFVAALLARGASPNAQDKGGFSPLHIAAIHNHAEIVRRLMLHGADPTLRSVSGLAAADVAQSRAVLRTIRRSERHIRSRSSGGSLHSRASSATSLRSLWEPMTTVHTHDEPISPDSSEESPEYTSGDFEDEDSDENDHLSMRRPSGFRQDRERPNLRRQMTGELEEELIPPATAMAATPAALKEQFQQQIHQLQQSIALQFQNLPHFPQMPALPNMPDYQAPFMRRVQQFMPGMVGPRTEGEQPQRWWELAPKASAAAPPPYEEIYPREELDRKQASAARAAVEAEADQKCAALFDLPTTTEVETESAEVAEVTEVAEIAGAKAAEPEVLKIGRKNAITKEQQEQFRRAHEVKMKRISSDHNLFFIWIPLLLVMICAMLYSYFPWLFTFAWAFVRSLYHNGLSKTQQLIQNNLPDQIERVIEV, from the exons ATGACACCCGCTCCTACTGGCCGCCGCAGCCCTGTCATCGTAGGTGATGCTATGTCGGGCAGCGATTACAACAATTTTCCCTCCGATGGGGATTTGGCAGAGTTTCTCGACTTCAATTCTAATAGCCCAGATACCCTTCAGACGATGGAAACACTAGGCGGATCAGACACTAAAGGATTTCTGGCGCCTCAAGACCTGACCTCAACAGCAACTTTTCCCGACTCTCCAAACGGCTCTTCCTACCAAGATTCGTCATCCGAGTCGGCTTCCTCTAAACACACCACCAGTCGGACATCTTCCAAAGCGGCTATGAACACGGCTGACATCATGGCGGATGAGGACGATGTCAAGATGGAATGGGGAAACCCTAGTTTTTCAACATATGAAGACGACTCTGCCTATGCATTTGGCCGCAACGATGCGGATACGGCCTTGGAAAGCATGTACACATTTGCCGATCACCACGATACTTTTGTCGACCACCCTTATGCTTTTGATACCGCGTCTAGCAGTCCAAATGGCGAAAACTCAGTCACATCGCCTCCAATGCCCACGATTAATCCACATAACTTTACCAAGGATGCAACGCCAAAGAGGAAAAAATCACAAGGCCATCAAAAAGCTTCATCA CAATACTCGGTCTCGTCAGCAATGAATGCACtaaaaacaacaacatcgcGTGAAGTATCGCCAATGTCTAATAACATGGCCATGAGCCATGATCCTTCTCCAGCGGCCATGTTCAATTCGCCCTCACCCCGCAATCCAGTTGATTTCTCAAGGGCTTTAAATGGAGCGGGATCAGGATGGCCAAGCAGAAACGATGTGGCGGCACAATCTGCACCCGGTGTCTCGCCTTTGCATTTTGGCGGTCAGATAAACCAGCCTATGCCCATCCCTCAGCCGTTAAGCATGGCCACGCCATTCAACTTCACTAGACAATACAGCCTGACCATCTTGCCAACGCCGTTTAAATCGCGGGTTGAAACCCAAATCCCCATCAAGATGGCATTGTCTCCAATGCCACCTGGGATTACCAAGCTACACCTGCCACCCCACACTATCTCGAAGCCCAAGCTACTGGCAAAACCAGCGCCTAAAAAGTCTCCGGATATGCTTGAATTATTCGTGTCCTTGGTATGCACGAGTGCCATGGATGAACCTGGCAGGATTGAGAACGCACTCGAGCGTGCTGCTTCTCATCCTCAACGCTACCTCCCTCCTGACAATGATGACGAGAATACTCCTTCAAAGGGCGGCGATGTGCGTATTTGCGGAGGCTGCATAACCCGTGAGCGTAAGCGCGCCGCCAGgaaaaaggtcaagaagcctgaggaggaagaggttTGGCAGCAGGATGAGCAACACCGTGTGATTGTCTTCAACACCCAGGAAGTAAAGGAATGGCAACCATTCAACGGACCCATGGCGACTCCTGGTACCATGCAAGTCGATGCCCCAATGCGTATTGCTTGCTACTGTCGACATCACGGCGAAAAGTCTGGATTCAATGTCATCTTCACCATCAAGGACTTTGAGGACAGAGTCATTGCTCAAGCAATGTCAAAACCGATTATGATTACTGATGATCATAAAACACATCCCCCGGCTCAGGTTGCGGCTCAACAACAGCCAGGCGTCTCCGAAGTGTCTATACCAGGACCTGTCACTCAAGCAGCGATGGACACCAGCGCTCTTATACCACCCACTCCCAATGGGGCTTTCAGCATGTCACCAACCAACGGTGACCTTCCCAACATGTCCAGGAACAGCCAGGCTCCATATCAATCGTCCATGTCCAGCGTGACACCGACTGGTGCCGGCGGCAGGATGCTTTCTCGTCCTGCTTCCCCTACTCTGGGTGGCCCAATGACTAAGAAGAGAAAATCGAGTGCTTCTAGAGTACCCAATGGGCTGACCATGACCCGCATGGACACCACGCCCTCACCAGGTTCGCAGACAGCTCAGCTGCCTAATGCTACGTCTCCCTTTACCCCTGGACTCGGTGGTTTCTCTCAGGCTGAGCCATTATTCGGACAACAATCAATTCTATTCCCTAATGCTGGCCCCCCTACGCCTGGCAGCAACGATGCAttcttcaacaccaacaccaaccgTTCTTCTAGTATGGACAACATGGTGGTTTCCCAGCTCTACTCTGCACCTGCTTCCGGTCACCCAAGTCGGGCTCCTAGCCCGagtggattcagagctgCCGTCATTTCCAACCCCCAGAACCAATTCTCCCAGGAcatgagcagcagcagcagcatgtTCCCCTTGCCTATAGGCGTGAACGAGACGAGGTCACCTCCTGTAATTCACAAAATAATTCCTAATCAAGGCCCAAAGATTGGAGGCGTTGAGGTTACTGTCTTGGGTGCTGCCTTTTCCCAGGGACTTGAGGTCTGGTTTGGTAACCAGAAGGCCACAACTACTACATTCTGGGGTGAATCCTCGCTAGTGTGCTTGTTGCCTCCTTCGCCTGTGGTAGGACCTGTTCCTGTTCATTTCAAGCATGCGAACCCACAAGCCTCACAAAGTTTCGCCATGAGTAAACAGACTCCTTACTTCAAATATGTTGACGACAACGAGGAAAAGCTTATTAGACTCGCTCTATCTGTACTCGGAAATAAGATGTCTGGTAACATGATGGATATTCAAGATCTGGCTAGAAGGATCCTGGACGATAGTCCGTCAGCGTGGTCTGGTGGCCCCTCTGGTGGTCCCTCGTCCGGTGGCCAAATGTTTAGCCACGCTCCCTACGCTCATCTCGAATCCCAGCTCCTGAAATGCTTGGACCTTATTGACCTGGATGACAGCACGCACAGAACCCGCCTGGATCTCAAGAGATCCACAGGCCACACCATGCTTCACCACGCTTGCTCCTTGGGTTACCATAGATTTGTCGCTGCTTTGCTGGCCAGAGGCGCCAGTCCTAATGCCCAGGACAAGGGTGGCTTCTCGCCTCTACATATCGCTGCGATCCATAACCACGCAGAGATTGTGAGAAGACTGATGCTGCACGGTGCTGACCCCACGCTTCGAAGCGTCTCTGGCCTTGCTGCAGCCGATGTCGCGCAGTCTCGTGCCGTCTTGCGTACCATCCGCCGCTCCGAACGTCACATTCGCTCTCGTAGTAGCGGCGGTTCTCTACATAGCCGAGCTAGTAGTGCCACATCGCTACGATCGTTATGGGAGCCCATGACTACGGTCCACACTCACGATGAACCCATTTCACCAGACTCAAGCGAAGAAAGCCCCGAATACACTTCAGGGGATTTCGAGGATGAAGATTCTGATGAGAATGATCATCTGAGCATGAGAAGACCTAGTGGCTTCCGGCAAGACCGCGAAAGGCCCAACCTTCGCCGCCAAATGACTGGTGAATTGGAGGAAGAACTCATCCCTCCTGCAACAGCAATGGCGGCTACGCCAGCTGCACTGAAGGAACAATTCCAACAACAAATTCATCAGCTCCAGCAGTCAATTGCTTTGCAGTTCCAGAATTTACCACACTTCCCTCAAATGCCCGCATTGCCTAACATGCCCGATTACCAAGCACCTTTTATGCGACGCGTTCAGCAATTTATGCCAGGCATGGTAGGGCCTCGAACTGAAGGCGAACAGCCACAACGTTGGTGGGAATTAGCACCCAAGGCGAGTGCGGCCGCACCCCCACCCTATGAGGAGATTTATCCTCGCGAAGAACTTGACCGAAAGCAAGCCTCTGCTGCCCGAGCCGCTGTGGAGGCCGAGGCTGACCAGAAGTGCGCGGCTTTATTCGACCTGCCTACGACTACGGAGGTTGAGACAGAGTCGGCCGAGGTTGCCGAAGTTACTGAGGTCGCTGAGATCGCTGGGGCCAAGGCAGCAGAGCCAGAGGTTCTCAAAATCGGCCGCAAGAACGCTATTACTAAGGAGCAGCAAGAGCAATTCCGTCGAGCACATGAAgtcaagatgaagaggattAGCAGTGATCACAATCTATTCTTCATCTGG ATTCCTCTCCTTCTCGTCATGATTTGCGCAATGCTATACAGCTACTTCCCCTGGCTCTTCACCTTTGCTTGGGCATTTGTTCGATCACTGTACCACAATGGGCTTAGCAAGACTCAGCAGCTTATCCAGAACAACCTTCCAGACCAAATTGAACGGGTCATTGAAGTTTGA
- the VEL1 gene encoding velum formation- protein (BUSCO:33742at5125) produces MSHIKGLTQFHFSTVLYTGALSSASLIFKMATPSSIPTDSKRDSTAQFHRVTRGNRSLWYQLTVLQQPERARACGSGMKANSDRRPVDPPPVVELRIVEGPTLEEGKDVTFDYNANFFLYASLEHARTIATGRVSNSAANNPPILTGVPASGMAYLDRPSEAGYFIFPDLSVRHEGLYRLTFSLFETTKEEQDFDMQPADGDLPPGVDFRMEIKTKPFAVFSAKRFPGLMESTQLSKTVADQGCRVRIRRDVRMRKRDTKAGGGNNNSNNSNNNNNNAANNGGNNAFERREEDFGRRRTVTPAAEDPHGIRNRSQSNSSEHRASYSDASRRPSIVDSYPPPPPPPPSYSSAPSAPRHLAFGESSGPNYSAPRQYAHQPGLQITPVSANGSYPSTAQSPYNKTDAPYGYTSRHLPPSCPSPAPSVNRDLYDRRHSTSTYVPPSPSVYSTEGHYRRDSQASYPPTPAAAPLPRVNTESSRGSIKISALVEPMPVIEPQVEPLPELPPVNVGGKRKHESVFAQNTRPLFNGQRQMDPHYGRSHRGYSPDHDQGSYSRADGQISVIQFNKYEY; encoded by the exons ATG TCTCATATTAAGG GCCTTACTCAATTTCACTTCTCAACCGTTCTTTATACCGGCGCACTTTCAAGCGCCTCATTAATATTCAAGATGGCGACTCCTTCCTCGATTCCCACAGATTCCAAACGCGACTCCACCGCCCAGTTTCACAGAGTTACAAGAGGAAATCGCAGCCTCTGGTACCAGCTGACTGTCCTGCAACAACCAGAGCGAGCCCGAGCATGCGGTTCTGGTATGAAGG CCAACAGCGATCGCCGACCCGTTGATCCTCCGCCCGTTGTCGAACTTCGAATTGTTGAAGGCCCCACGCTAGAAGAGGGCAAGGACGTCACTTTCGATTACAACgccaacttcttcctctatGCCAGTCTCGAGCATGCACGCACCATAGCCACTGGCCGTGTCTCAAATTCCGCTGCCAACAACCCACCTATTCTGACTGGTGTTCCCGCCTCCGGTATGGCCTATCTGGACCGCCCATCCGAAGCCGGCTACTTCATCTTCCCCGATCTTTCTGTGCGCCATGAGGGTCTCTACCGCTTGACCTTTAGCTTGTTCGAGACTACAAAGGAAGAGCAGGATTTCGACATGCAGCCTGCCGATGGCGATCTTCCACCTGGCGTTGACTTCCGAATGGAAATTAAGACAAAGCCTTTCGCAGTTTTCAGCGCCAAGAGGTTCCCCGGTCTCATGGAGAGCACACAGCTTAGCAAGACAGTCGCTGACCAGGGCTGCCGAGTTCGAATTCGTCGCGATGTTCGTATGAGGAAGCGTGACACCAAGGCGGGTGgtggcaacaacaacagcaacaacagcaacaacaacaacaataacgcTGCTAACAATGGTGGAAATAACGCCTTTGAGCGTCGCGAGGAAGATTTTGGTCGCAGAAGGACTGTTACTCCTGCCGCAGAGGATCCACATGGAATCAGGAACCGATCTCAAAGCAACTCGAGCGAACACCGAGCTTCCTACTCCGACGCTTCTCGACGACCTTCGATAGTGGACTCGtaccctcctccacctccgcCTCCCCCCTCTTACAGTTCGGCTCCTTCAGCTCCTCGTCACCTTGCCTTTGGCGAGTCATCTGGTCCCAATTACTCGGCACCTCGACAATACGCCCACCAGCCTGGTCTGCAAATAACGCCCGTCTCCGCCAACGGCTCATATCCTTCCACCGCTCAGTCGCCATACAACAAGACCGATGCGCCCTACGGATACACCAGCCGCCATCTCCCACCATCATGCCCTTCGCCCGCTCCATCTGTCAACCGCGATTTGTATGATCGTAGACACTCCACCAGCACCTACGTTCCTCCTTCTCCGTCAGTCTACTCTACTGAAGGCCACTATCGTCGAGACTCGCAAGCATCATACCCACCTAcacctgctgctgctcctcttcctcgtgtGAACACGGAGTCATCTCGCGGATCTATCAAGATTTCTGCTCTAGTCGAACCTATGCCTGTTATTGAGCCTCAGGTCGAACCTCTCCCTGAACTCCCCCCCGTTAACGTTGGTGGTAAGCGCAAGCACGAGAGTGTCTTTGCCCAAAACACTAGACCGCTTTTCAACGGTCAACGACAAATGGATCCTCACTACGGCCGATCTCACCGTGGTTACAGCCCCGACCACGACCAAGGCTCTTACTCTCGAGCTGACGGCCAGATCAGCGTTATCCAATTCAACAAATACGAGTATTAA
- a CDS encoding hypothetical protein (BUSCO:5530at5125), protein MAPAQSHPILAQLQDARSLTERTTALRALKNEIIGHVQRKEQWIGLGVLEPIVRTLIEATSSSKPTGKDSRSPQAQRPLSEDERMRLQAIQLIACFANGGPTFLAPLSAAQAIPALIANISPFTNPPQLVVAALKALTDVADACALAAPSSDLNIETLAATVLSTEYLDSFGSMLSITSADNILQSQVTLAAGLISKLCHQEHHQQALATSGILDALATRLASVAVLRGEVIPGADSLARDDGLFEAFPDPAPRTLRLSSILEAITAILGDSKYRANRLAHSPSILAIFPPIKFEPAKILDVEQAGPNSRQQPVTAMEYMLPINLPRSTSASSQSALQSGSSDSQSSGRSSLSKFSSSALWEASRYSPVGSNGGSTGEIESPFIPWLVNLVRRSDEYERLLATSVLAALIKGGVTSKGSREASLGLLVVPLLVELIAKNDKEVSDVKEVDTATKRIILERTPVVLARMITDSEYLQKAAFECQGVPVLTKLLKHAYQPIKESEQSHYWSPQSDVEMDIENNSPMARLGKEGQNELLAHRLKVRESTLKAIAALAGGKEDFRKDFASNSLVEFVVESLWEYPRKPQTPKERTPERTGTDSSRNEETPGYGTNPASVIAAGCHVLRMLSRSVSILRTLLVDYGVAIPVLSLMKHPDVNVQVAATSAVCNLVLEVSPVRELLEERGVVPILCDHAHSENPALRLNALWALKHVVDAAGPDLKKECLARLGSQWLLQLIRDDTEDMALHEGRDDVDMQTLDERHGWIYGSNGILRELDSVNSSRLRQAEDKLAAVRESELNPAKRARNDDLAIQEQGLHMIRNLIGRPRSGQSPETANETSEMIDFLLQEFESTEFFNVLTSKLRAKVYRPFSHRGMATGRDTRVFHPHAKLVVAVLYILSHIAASIPRHQQMMIAQTDLMKLLAQQANSKDREVRVALCHVIINLTYKDDDSEAQACALRALELRKLGFSSKMEALTKGDGDLDVRERAKTAVYQMEQASY, encoded by the exons ATGGCTCCAGCGCAAAGCCACCCGATACTGGCTCAGTTACAGGACGCTAGGAGCTTGACTGAGCGTACCACGGCTCTACGAGCCCTCAAGAACGAGATCATCGGCCACGTACAAAGAAAGGAGCAATGGATTGGCCTGGGTGTACTCGAGCCTATCGTCAGAACATTGATCGAGGCTACCTCATCTTCCAAGCCGACTGGCAAGGATTCTCGATCCCCTCAGGCGCAAAGGCCCTTGTCGGAAGATGAGCGCATGCGGCTACAAGCAATACAACTAATAGCCTGCTTTGCGAATG GAGGTCCTACTTTCCTTGCGCCCCTCAGTGCCGCGCAGGCAATCCCTGCTCTCATAGCCAACATATCGCCGTTTACCAACCCGCCACAACTTGTCGTAGCGGCACTCAAAGCACTGACTGACGTTGCCGATGCTTGCGCCCTGGCTGCGCCGTCTTCAGATCTTAATATCGAAACACTTGCGGCTACTGTTCTCTCTACCGAATACCTCGACTCATTTGGGTCAATGCTATCTATTACCTCCGCGGATAACATCCTACAATCTCAAGTCACGCTTGCGGCGGGCTTGATATCTAAGCTTTGCCACCAAGAGCATCACCAACAAGCCCTGGCGACTTCTGGAATCCTGGATGCGTTAGCGACACGGCTGGCCAGCGTTGCTGTTCTTCGTGGAGAAGTTATCCCTGGTGCTGATTCTCTAGCGCGTGACGATGGTCTTTTTGAAGCTTTCCCAGACCCGGCTCCTAGGACTCTACGGCTCAGCTCGATACTAGAGGCCATCACTGCTATCTTGGGAGATTCGAAATATCGGGCAAACAGATTAGCCCACTCGCCGTCCATCCTTGCTATTTTCCCTCCGATCAAATTCGAGCCCGCCAAGATTTTGGACGTGGAACAGGCAGGGCCTAATAGCCGTCAGCAACCTGTGACGGCCATGGAATACATGCTTCCCATCAATCTACCTCGAAGCACGTCGGCGTCATCTCAAAGTGCACTGCAAAGTGGCTCGTCAGATTCACAATCGTCTGGTAGATCATCTTTGAGCAAGTTTAGCTCGTCGGCTTTGTGGGAAGCTTCTCGTTACTCGCCGGTGGGATCTAACGGAGGAAGTACTGGTGAGATTGAGAGCCCCTTTATCCCTTGGCTGGTGAATCTGGTGAGGCGCTCGGATGAATACGAACGTCTTCTTGCCACGTCTGTTCTCGCTGCACTTATTAAGGGCGGCGTTACAAGCAAAGGCTCAAGGGAAGCAAGTCTGGGTCTCCTTGTGGTCCCCCTACTAGTTGAATTAATCGCAAAGAACGACAAAGAGGTTTCAGACGTTAAAGAGGTCGATACCGCTACTAAACGCATCATTCTCGAGCGAACGCCAGTTGTTCTAGCTCGCATGATTACAGACAGCGAGTACCTTCAAAAGGCAGCTTTCGAATGTCAGGGTGTGCCTGTTCTTACCAAACTTCTCAAGCATGCTTACCAGCCCATCAAGGAAAGCGAGCAGTCTCATTATTGGTCACCGCAATCAGACGTCGAAATGGATATTGAGAACAACTCTCCGATGGCTCGGCTTGGAAAGGAGGGTCAGAACGAGCTTTTGGCTCACCGGCTCAAAGTGCGCGAAAGCACGTTGAAGGCCATCGCCGCTCTCGCAGGGGGTAAGGAAGACTTTAGAAAAGACTTCGCATCCAACAGTTTGGTTGAATTTGTTGTTGAGTCACTCTGGGAGTATCCAAGAAAACCACAGACCCCAAAGGAGCGTACCCCAGAAAGGACAGGTACCGATTCTAGCAGGAATGAAGAAACCCCCGGATACGGCACTAATCCTGCCTCCGTGATCGCTGCCGGATGCCATGTTCTTAGGATGCTGTCTCGTTCGGTGAGCATCTTGCGGACATTACTTGTCGATTATGGAGTTGCAATCCCTGTTTTGAGTCTCATGAAGCATCCAGATGTTAACGTCCAAGTCGCTGCGACTTCTGCTGTCTGTAATCTAGTTCTGGAAGTAAGCCCAGTACGCGAG CTTCTTGAGGAAAGGGGAGTTGTACCCATTCTTTGCGACCACGCCCACTCGGAAAACCCAGCTCTTCGCCTCAATGCACTATGGGCACTCAAACATGTTGTGGATGCCGCCGGGCCCGACTTGAAGAAGGAGTGCTTGGCAAGGCTTGGATCACAGTGGTTACTGCAGCTCATACGCGACGATACCGAAGATATGGCTTTGCATGAGGGGAGAGACGATGTGGATATGCAAACACTTGACGAGCGACATGGGTGGATATACGGCTCAAACGGAATACTCCGAGAACTTGACTCGGTCAACTCTTCAAGGCTTCGTCAGGCAGAAGACAAGCTAGCAGCGGTGCGAGAATCTGAGTTGAATCCGGCCAAGAGAGCACGGAACGATGACTTGGCGATTCAGGAACAAGGCCTGCATATGATTAGGAACCTGATTGGAAGACCTAGGAGTGGCCAGTCGCCAGAGACGGCAAACGAAACATCGGAAATGATCGATTTTCTGTTGCAGGAATTTGAGTCTACCGAATTCTTCAACGTTTTGACATCAAAACTACGGGCCAAGGTGTATCGGCCTTTTAGCCACCGAGGTATGGCGACGGGGCGAGATACTAGGGTATTCCATCCCCATGCCAAGCTTGTGGTGGCCGTGTTATACATCCTGTCGCATATCGCGGCGAGCATCCCACGCCATCAACAGATGATGATCGCGCAAACAGATTTGATGAAGCTGCTTGCGCAGCAGGCTAACAGCAAAGATCGAGAAGTGAGAGTAGCTTTGTGTCACGTTATTATCAATCTCACATACAAAGACGACGACAGTGAGGCTCAGGCGTGTGCTCTCCGAGCGCTGGAACTACGAAAGCTTGGCTTTTCTAGCAAAATGGAAGCTCTTACTAAGGGTGATGGGGATTTGGACGTGCGAGAACGTGCCAAGACAGCAGTGTATCAGATGGAGCAGGCCAGTTACTGA